A stretch of the Ochrobactrum sp. BTU1 genome encodes the following:
- a CDS encoding UDP-N-acetylmuramoylalanyl-D-glutamyl-2,6-diaminopimelate--D-alanyl-D-alanine ligase, whose amino-acid sequence MSDWLWTSADMVEAMEGRPFGTLPAGITGISIDSRTLKEGEAFFAIKGELFDGHDFATAAMAAGAGLLVVNESRLPALGNLKVPMIVVEDVLEALIKLGIASGDRSKAQIIAVTGSVGKTTTKEALRHVLADSGKVHASVASFNNHWGVPLTLAGMPADTDYGVFEIGMNHHDEIRPLVKMVRPHVALITLIAPAHLGHFANLEEIAVAKAEIFEGVVPGGYALLNRDDKRFKQLEELAEKAGVEHIVTFGENARSQYRLREVKMHPTCSCMTVKIGNEEAVVKVGMPGRHIVQNMLAVLGAAHLVGADMAKVAIAMATLTAEGGRGARHVLEHPDGGSFTLIDESYNANPTSMRASLSLLHATPPEGPRGRRIAILGDMLELGRQSGKLHADLARPIVDAEVNVLYIGGREMSVLKNALPVEISVEYRQSTDELLPLVTKAVRPGDVVMVKSSKGIGFSKIVKALTNQFPPVVPAE is encoded by the coding sequence ATGAGTGACTGGCTTTGGACATCTGCCGATATGGTGGAGGCCATGGAAGGCCGGCCTTTTGGTACGTTGCCTGCGGGTATCACCGGGATTTCTATCGATAGCCGTACGCTGAAAGAGGGCGAAGCTTTCTTTGCAATCAAAGGCGAATTGTTTGATGGACATGATTTTGCAACGGCTGCCATGGCAGCTGGTGCTGGTCTTCTGGTCGTCAACGAATCCCGTCTTCCGGCTCTCGGCAATCTCAAGGTTCCGATGATCGTGGTTGAAGACGTGCTTGAAGCCTTGATCAAGCTCGGTATTGCCTCGGGTGATCGCTCCAAAGCCCAGATCATTGCTGTTACCGGTTCTGTCGGTAAAACGACGACCAAGGAAGCGCTGCGTCATGTGCTGGCCGATTCAGGCAAGGTCCATGCGTCGGTTGCGTCGTTTAACAATCATTGGGGCGTGCCGCTGACACTCGCCGGTATGCCAGCCGATACCGATTATGGTGTGTTTGAAATTGGCATGAACCACCACGACGAAATCCGGCCGCTGGTTAAGATGGTTCGCCCGCATGTGGCGCTCATAACGTTGATCGCACCGGCACATCTTGGTCACTTTGCAAATCTCGAAGAAATCGCAGTGGCAAAAGCCGAGATTTTTGAAGGTGTTGTGCCGGGTGGTTATGCGCTTCTCAATCGCGACGACAAGCGCTTCAAGCAGCTTGAAGAACTCGCCGAAAAGGCAGGCGTCGAGCATATCGTCACCTTCGGCGAAAATGCGCGTTCCCAATATCGCCTGCGCGAAGTGAAAATGCATCCTACCTGCTCATGCATGACGGTCAAGATCGGTAACGAAGAAGCTGTTGTAAAAGTCGGCATGCCGGGACGCCATATCGTGCAGAATATGCTTGCTGTACTTGGCGCGGCCCATCTCGTTGGTGCAGATATGGCAAAGGTTGCCATTGCCATGGCAACTTTGACTGCTGAAGGCGGACGCGGCGCGCGTCATGTTCTGGAGCATCCGGATGGCGGTTCCTTCACGCTGATCGATGAAAGCTACAATGCAAACCCGACCTCGATGCGTGCATCGCTGTCGCTGCTTCATGCAACGCCGCCTGAAGGCCCGCGGGGTCGTCGTATCGCAATTCTGGGCGATATGCTGGAGCTTGGCCGTCAGTCTGGAAAGCTTCATGCCGATCTTGCACGCCCCATCGTCGATGCGGAAGTGAACGTGCTTTATATCGGCGGACGCGAAATGTCGGTGCTCAAAAATGCCTTGCCGGTTGAAATTAGCGTCGAATACAGGCAGAGCACCGATGAATTGTTGCCGCTGGTGACGAAGGCTGTGCGTCCCGGCGATGTTGTCATGGTGAAGTCATCCAAGGGGATTGGCTTTTCTAAGATCGTCAAGGCGCTTACCAATCAGTTTCCGCCAGTGGTGCCTGCCGAGTAG